Proteins encoded together in one Thermodesulfobacteriota bacterium window:
- a CDS encoding GNAT family N-acetyltransferase yields the protein MYKDWLNDHCSGKIVVAEEAISKIRSGDRVFVGTGCGEPQLLIKTMVGEETIQDIMVYQMLSSTFAQFVEDPSFLRRFFLKLFFISRDMRQAAFNGKIEYIPAYLSQIPGLFSRGAIGLDVALIQVSPPDKFGYCSLGVSVDITKAGTENAKLVIAQVNQNMPMTFGDGFIHVDDIDYLVLHDEPLVVGFRDIPDNVVSQRIGFYVSQLVPDGATLQIGFGQLPNYILKHLANKKDLGLHTQLITDGMIPLFEQKVITNRKKTLLPGRAVASLCMGTPELYEYVNKNPAFIFRSSEFVNDPTVIARNDNLVSISSALEVDLTGQVCSDSMGYRFYSGIGDQVDFLRGSAMSRGGFSIIALPSTAQKGQVSRIVSHLSEGAGVATTRGDINFVVTEYGIAELQGKGIYQRTMELAQIAHPKFRADLINVAKRHHYIFPDQLPPIQEDLIFLEDYKSTLKLKDGRTIEVRPVLPSDEFSYRNFYYSLKGETIYYRFFHKKRIFSHAMLQKQWSAVDYRKNMSLVGLVRTKGRKEFMAIASYARGDDDTRAEVAFVVREDYQGLGITSYLLEQLEKIAIENGYIGFTATVLADNTAMLHIFKKRYPNAKFARESGNEITITMDFER from the coding sequence ATGTATAAAGACTGGCTGAACGACCACTGCAGCGGAAAAATCGTCGTCGCCGAAGAGGCGATCTCTAAAATCAGAAGCGGTGACAGGGTCTTTGTCGGTACCGGCTGCGGGGAGCCCCAGCTGCTGATCAAGACCATGGTCGGCGAAGAAACGATCCAGGACATCATGGTCTACCAGATGCTGTCCTCGACCTTCGCCCAGTTTGTCGAAGACCCCTCTTTTTTAAGAAGATTTTTCCTCAAACTTTTTTTCATCAGCCGGGACATGCGCCAGGCCGCGTTCAACGGTAAAATCGAATATATTCCCGCCTATCTTTCCCAGATTCCCGGCCTGTTTTCCCGAGGCGCCATCGGGCTGGACGTGGCCCTGATCCAGGTCAGCCCGCCGGACAAATTCGGCTACTGCAGCCTGGGGGTTTCCGTGGACATCACCAAGGCCGGTACGGAAAACGCCAAACTGGTCATCGCCCAGGTCAACCAAAACATGCCCATGACCTTTGGTGACGGTTTTATCCACGTGGATGACATCGACTACCTGGTCCTGCATGATGAACCCCTGGTGGTGGGTTTCCGGGATATTCCCGACAACGTCGTGTCGCAGCGCATCGGCTTTTATGTTTCCCAGCTGGTCCCGGACGGCGCCACTCTGCAGATCGGGTTCGGCCAGTTGCCCAACTACATTCTCAAACACCTGGCCAACAAAAAAGACCTGGGACTGCACACGCAGCTCATCACCGACGGCATGATCCCTCTTTTCGAGCAGAAAGTCATTACCAACCGGAAAAAAACACTGCTGCCGGGACGGGCCGTGGCTTCACTGTGCATGGGGACACCGGAACTCTACGAGTATGTGAACAAAAACCCGGCCTTCATCTTCCGCTCGTCGGAGTTCGTCAACGACCCCACCGTCATCGCCCGCAATGACAACCTGGTATCCATCAGTTCGGCCCTGGAAGTGGACCTGACGGGTCAGGTCTGCTCCGACTCCATGGGATACCGGTTCTACAGCGGCATCGGCGACCAGGTCGATTTCCTGCGGGGCAGTGCCATGTCCCGGGGCGGTTTTTCCATCATCGCCCTGCCCTCGACGGCCCAGAAAGGTCAGGTCTCGCGTATCGTCTCCCACTTGAGCGAAGGCGCCGGCGTGGCCACCACCCGCGGCGATATCAATTTTGTCGTGACCGAATACGGCATCGCCGAGCTTCAGGGCAAGGGCATCTATCAACGGACCATGGAACTGGCCCAGATCGCCCATCCCAAATTCCGGGCAGACTTGATCAACGTCGCCAAGAGGCATCATTACATATTTCCCGATCAGTTGCCCCCGATTCAGGAAGACCTGATTTTTCTGGAGGATTACAAGAGTACCCTGAAGCTTAAAGACGGACGGACCATTGAAGTGCGGCCGGTGCTGCCGTCGGATGAATTTTCCTACCGGAACTTCTACTACTCCCTCAAAGGCGAAACCATCTATTACCGGTTTTTCCATAAAAAGCGCATTTTCTCCCATGCCATGCTGCAGAAGCAGTGGTCAGCGGTGGATTATCGCAAAAACATGTCCCTGGTCGGGCTGGTCCGGACCAAAGGCCGCAAGGAATTCATGGCCATCGCCTCCTACGCCAGAGGAGACGACGACACCAGAGCCGAAGTCGCCTTCGTAGTCCGTGAAGATTACCAGGGCCTGGGCATCACCTCCTACCTGCTGGAGCAACTGGAAAAGATCGCCATTGAAAACGGCTATATCGGTTTTACCGCCACCGTTCTGGCGGACAATACGGCCATGCTCCATATTTTCAAGAAACGGTACCCCAACGCCAAGTTCGCGCGGGAAAGCGGCAACGAAATTACCATTACCATGGATTTCGAGCGGTGA